One window of the Herbiconiux sp. L3-i23 genome contains the following:
- a CDS encoding restriction endonuclease subunit S, producing MISDRRVPLGDSMVARGGSVLPSRFPDETFELYSIAAHDRGGSEFILGSEIGSAKQVVAPDDILISKIVPHIRRARRVGKQLGHRQIASGEWIVLRHPEIYPDYLRHFLLSDSFHASFMNTVAGVGGSLMRARPEHVRKIQIPLPPMDEQRRIAEILDQADELRAKRRQVLAHLDALPQAVFQRLFKVESSSSWPRVKLGEISRIVRGASPRPAGDPRYFGGDIPWLKISDITATRGPVVQRIRETVTEEGRARSVLIPAETLILTNSATVGVAKIIGPSTCIHDGFLAFLDVSSSVMTRWLQAALESLRTQLVALAPEGTQKNLNGPIVKAVEISLPPLALQAQFVSFLDAVSMSELSSTAAFAEAEALFASLQFRAFKGEL from the coding sequence GTGATCTCCGATCGGCGGGTCCCGCTCGGAGATTCGATGGTTGCTCGAGGCGGTTCCGTTTTGCCGTCACGCTTCCCCGACGAGACTTTCGAGCTTTATAGCATTGCTGCGCACGATCGCGGGGGTTCCGAGTTTATTTTGGGCTCCGAAATCGGATCGGCCAAGCAAGTTGTTGCACCCGACGACATCTTGATATCGAAGATAGTCCCGCATATTAGGCGGGCTCGCCGAGTAGGCAAACAGCTCGGCCACCGACAGATCGCCTCCGGTGAATGGATTGTGCTTCGACATCCCGAGATATACCCCGACTACCTGCGTCATTTTCTGCTGAGCGACAGTTTCCACGCTTCTTTCATGAACACCGTCGCGGGAGTCGGCGGTTCCCTCATGCGGGCAAGACCGGAACATGTGAGGAAGATTCAGATTCCGCTGCCTCCGATGGATGAGCAACGACGGATCGCCGAGATCCTCGACCAAGCCGATGAACTCCGCGCGAAACGCCGCCAGGTCCTCGCCCACCTCGACGCCCTCCCCCAGGCAGTCTTCCAGAGGCTTTTCAAGGTCGAGTCATCGTCGAGTTGGCCGCGCGTCAAGCTTGGGGAAATCAGTCGCATAGTACGAGGGGCGAGCCCCCGGCCAGCCGGGGATCCTCGGTACTTCGGAGGCGATATCCCTTGGCTGAAGATCTCCGACATCACCGCAACTCGCGGCCCAGTCGTTCAACGGATCAGAGAAACCGTCACTGAGGAAGGTCGCGCACGAAGCGTGCTTATTCCGGCGGAAACACTGATACTCACGAATAGCGCGACGGTAGGAGTGGCAAAAATTATTGGTCCGTCAACATGTATCCACGATGGTTTCCTGGCATTTCTCGATGTCAGTTCGTCCGTTATGACGCGATGGTTGCAGGCCGCGCTCGAGTCTCTTCGGACGCAACTCGTCGCCCTCGCGCCGGAAGGTACCCAGAAGAACCTCAATGGGCCAATCGTTAAAGCCGTGGAGATCTCCCTTCCACCTCTGGCGCTTCAAGCGCAATTCGTATCATTTCTAGACGCCGTTTCGATGTCAGAATTGTCTAGCACTGCTGCGTTCGCCGAAGCTGAGGCCCTCTTCGCATCGCTTCAATTCCGCGCATTCAAGGGTGAACTGTAG
- a CDS encoding class I SAM-dependent DNA methyltransferase, which produces MITGEIKSKVDQVWNAFWSGGISNPLEVIEQITYLLFLRRLDDLQRLAENKGRITGTIESPVYVSDQERLRWSSFKNESPEVMHRLVADEVFPFLRGLGDQVGGDGSTYGDHMRDARYTIPTPALLSKVVDLLNDIPMADRDTNGDLYEYLLSKIASAGVNGQFRTPRHIIKLMVDMMAPTPTDDICDPAAGTAGFLVAASEYLRKHHADALTDATQRKHFHRSMFHGYDFDSTMLRIGSMNMLLHGVESPDIRYRDSLSEGASEDTERYSLILANPPFAGSLDYESTAKDLQRMVKTKKTELLFLALFLKLLKPGGRAAVIVPDGVLFGSSTAHKALRKALVEDQKLDGIVKLPSGVFRPYAGVSTAIVFFTKTDSGGTEDVWFYDVQADGFSLDDKRSPTETSDLSDVLARWQNRTGSERDRARTDRSFTVPKDDIVAQGYDLSINRYKEVVHDETEHRAPLDIIADLEAIEAEIAEGLRQLRGMFR; this is translated from the coding sequence GTGATCACGGGCGAAATCAAGAGCAAGGTCGATCAGGTTTGGAACGCGTTCTGGTCGGGCGGGATCAGCAATCCGCTCGAGGTCATCGAGCAGATCACCTACCTGCTCTTCCTCCGCCGTCTCGACGACCTGCAGCGTCTCGCCGAGAACAAGGGACGCATCACCGGCACGATCGAGAGTCCGGTCTACGTGTCCGACCAAGAGCGGCTGCGGTGGAGCAGCTTTAAGAACGAGAGCCCCGAGGTGATGCACCGGCTCGTCGCCGACGAGGTGTTCCCGTTCCTGCGCGGACTCGGAGACCAGGTTGGTGGCGACGGCTCCACCTACGGCGACCACATGCGTGACGCCCGATACACCATTCCGACCCCTGCTCTACTGAGCAAGGTTGTCGACCTCCTCAACGACATCCCAATGGCCGACCGGGACACCAACGGCGACCTCTACGAGTACCTGCTCTCGAAGATCGCCAGCGCGGGCGTCAACGGTCAGTTCCGGACTCCGCGTCACATCATCAAACTCATGGTCGACATGATGGCCCCGACCCCGACCGATGACATCTGCGACCCCGCCGCAGGTACTGCTGGCTTCCTTGTCGCCGCGTCGGAGTACCTTCGCAAGCATCACGCCGATGCGCTGACCGACGCGACACAGCGAAAGCACTTCCACCGGTCGATGTTCCATGGCTACGACTTCGACTCCACCATGCTGCGAATCGGCAGCATGAACATGCTTCTCCACGGTGTCGAGTCGCCAGACATCCGCTATCGCGACTCGCTCTCGGAGGGCGCCAGCGAGGACACTGAACGGTACTCGCTCATCCTCGCTAACCCGCCCTTCGCCGGCTCGCTCGACTACGAGTCGACCGCGAAGGACCTACAGCGCATGGTGAAGACGAAAAAGACCGAGCTTCTCTTCCTCGCGCTCTTCCTGAAGCTTCTGAAGCCCGGCGGGCGGGCAGCCGTCATCGTCCCGGATGGTGTGCTCTTCGGCTCCTCGACCGCACATAAAGCATTGCGAAAGGCGCTCGTCGAGGATCAGAAGCTCGACGGCATCGTGAAGCTGCCGTCTGGCGTCTTCCGGCCGTACGCGGGAGTTTCCACCGCAATCGTTTTCTTCACCAAGACCGACTCCGGCGGCACCGAGGACGTCTGGTTCTACGACGTGCAAGCCGATGGCTTCTCTCTCGACGACAAGCGCTCCCCCACCGAAACCAGCGACCTATCCGACGTGCTCGCACGATGGCAGAACCGAACGGGTAGCGAACGCGATCGGGCTCGCACCGACAGGTCGTTCACCGTCCCGAAGGACGACATCGTCGCCCAGGGCTACGACCTCTCCATCAACCGCTACAAAGAGGTCGTCCACGACGAGACCGAACACCGCGCCCCGCTTGACATCATCGCTGACCTTGAGGCGATCGAGGCGGAGATTGCGGAAGGTCTGCGGCAGCTTAGGGGGATGTTCAGGTGA
- a CDS encoding DUF3320 domain-containing protein, which translates to METVDYRAKIGDALVALIEGLGPFVETTLAGAAPELGDWTSLLEHKDKQNGRHGLRYSKGDVSLLLRVMTERLGSLGYPFERTLGRRGSNYASELRNVRNRWAHHEAFSQAETYRALDSAELLLALVGADQQAADISTLKGDVMPAAPGTPQTDSERAAVEEPGTGESAGLTPEGAPAEPNGGIEMSVTTSPFLNYAMAHNRIQVVNELRIENSGDEQRGVSVEVEVVTARGQLGDPKILFADLGRQASTTFRDIDLLLDPARMLDVDEQMPGSIRITVRSASGEPLATSQTQVDVLAASQWQSKMRELELELLTSFIQPNSLSVAPLLTEASDRLLGMTGSGDLNGYQSDSPQRVDAIVRSIAEAMTARDIRYAEPPASWQEGQKVRTPAEVLEGRLGTCLDTTLTLAAALEQAGVHATLWLIPGHIFLGYWREEFLELETPVETAPESVVNAVALGHMGVIETTLLTGGASAPPFEVAASTPRQTHLQNVERIAAVVDVALARQRVLPLPSRRFDPDGEITVTTYQPAGAKLPEAYVSTGGGRRRDGEAIPLRVAQWKNALLDLSLRNRLINYTERAGYSLAVPSVSLSRLEDMVNGGAAITLLPSDQIAAIDKARGVRSARDLPELTRDQTLNDKKSVYIETTDASYTSKLRYLANKAKTIAEETGANNLYLAFGMLKWRSGDRDLRSPLVLVPVTLQTPSRGASYRIQVDESGTSTPNYCLLEKLRTQLGLAIPGLENPAEDDSGIDLEAAFAATRAAIREAGLPFLVEETVDLAILQFSKFRLWKDLDENWAQFDTNSLVHHLIETPLSPFVDPVPTRADVDLDALGAACPVPADSSQLDAVAEAVADRTFVLEGPPGTGKSQTITNLLARALAEGKRVLFVAEKRAALEVVKKRLDAVGLGKLSLDLHDKGARPAAVRAQIKQALDLRIASDVAGYQAAAKASAAARGSLARYADRLHEENPVGFSMYSARGEELAGDDTIEPLELPVTFVATAAPEQLERLRDALAALPETADLARPRRDHPWGFLDEAAGGQLDGVEVHRLAAAFDEALEATIRSGIEIDALDRAGTPERLDRFIRVASAPRHDLSTLDALGSDDWLKYIDGLAKQLAEANAALPPVLATVRPAALHLDTSALHAEALAADQAGFFGRKKRRRAVLGKLDGLLTVDAKSIPLKTVSHLTASLAEAQQRSQELRKAIDAVPLGLVAADWAAYDEGALERAAAAVGWVGWLARSLRTDDSDPMSSDLRRHYSSTPSGASVEALSSLAGSMRAFDIGVRSVRGDLYTEWAQQRFLQRWRVTASARSLQTGSVSLERWLAFLRSTEELRAAGLDAARKTLLQGDAPADTAVLAFDRGLAVASISERRDATALIDFDVEAHNKAIGRFTATASLLRAALPTVIPNGVLSQRSFDALNSGGQIGGLRRQLDRQRGGLSVRKLMENYGDVITQIAPCTLISPESVARFFPAQAGMFDIVVFDEASQIRVADAVGAMGRGRSVVVVGDSKQMPPTSFAEASIGGEDDAGESVAAVKDEESILTECVQAQVPSKWLSWHYRSQDESLISFSNHHYYEDRLSSFPAPLTGTASDGSDGHGLSLIRVNGHFERNGKGRALRTNSVEATAIVEDILRRFALSIDETPSVGVVTFNSQQRDLIENLLRDSDDPRVSAALDEPDGLFVKNLENVQGDERDAILFSIAFSANDKGVVPLNFGPLTRAGGERRLNVAITRARRQVVLYSSFDPSELRAHETASIGLKHLKAYLELAQRGVEAEAAGLARQGYVDRHRDEIANELRMRGYAVRTDLGLSDFRVDISIATAQSPEVPLVAVLLDGPSWRLRRTVADRDGLPVEVLGNLMRWPSVQRVWLPEWLQDKEATLDRLEDAVASSTESFDSRPSTTVEPASIEIDELGIDELLEEAWASGEAGSSGQAAAGKSTAEGMALRTASAASVVSAGRRHPLIEDFDEWRPPRLGTVATLDDLPRSDARRRVSAAIADAVEAEGPVSRARLAKLVAGAFGLERVAQSRVQAILRCTPEHLATHGDREFLWPSGITPSEWMSVRETAAGSSRSIEAIPLEEIANAFMVVAEQSAGGEESELKRAAMALFGIRRLTTQIDERLSRGLEFGLKSGRVERAASGLVVSARRG; encoded by the coding sequence ATGGAGACGGTCGACTACCGAGCGAAGATCGGCGACGCGCTGGTTGCGCTGATTGAAGGGCTAGGACCCTTCGTCGAGACCACTCTCGCTGGCGCCGCCCCCGAGCTCGGTGACTGGACGTCGCTCCTCGAACACAAGGACAAACAGAACGGGCGCCACGGTCTCCGTTACTCGAAGGGCGACGTTTCCCTGCTTCTGCGGGTGATGACCGAGCGACTCGGCTCGCTCGGGTATCCGTTCGAGCGCACCCTTGGTCGACGCGGGTCCAATTACGCGAGCGAGCTTCGGAACGTGCGCAATAGATGGGCGCACCACGAGGCCTTCTCGCAGGCTGAGACTTACCGAGCTCTCGACTCCGCCGAGCTCTTGCTCGCGCTCGTCGGCGCAGATCAGCAGGCGGCAGACATCTCGACGCTCAAGGGCGACGTGATGCCTGCGGCGCCGGGTACACCTCAGACTGACAGCGAGCGTGCGGCCGTGGAAGAGCCTGGGACGGGCGAGTCCGCTGGTCTTACGCCCGAGGGAGCTCCAGCCGAACCGAATGGCGGCATCGAGATGTCGGTCACGACCTCGCCGTTCCTCAACTACGCCATGGCGCACAACCGTATTCAGGTGGTGAACGAGCTTCGAATCGAGAACAGCGGCGACGAGCAACGGGGGGTGTCGGTCGAAGTTGAAGTAGTTACTGCGCGTGGCCAGCTCGGCGATCCGAAGATCCTGTTCGCCGATCTCGGTCGACAGGCGAGTACGACCTTCCGCGACATCGACCTGCTGCTTGACCCGGCGCGCATGCTCGATGTCGACGAGCAGATGCCCGGAAGCATCCGGATCACCGTTCGCTCGGCCTCCGGCGAACCGTTGGCGACCTCGCAGACACAGGTCGACGTGCTGGCGGCAAGCCAGTGGCAGTCGAAGATGCGTGAACTCGAGCTGGAGCTGCTCACCTCGTTCATCCAGCCGAACTCGCTGAGTGTTGCGCCGCTGCTCACCGAGGCGTCCGATCGCCTGCTCGGGATGACTGGGAGTGGCGATCTGAACGGTTATCAGTCGGATTCACCGCAACGCGTCGATGCCATCGTCCGGTCAATCGCGGAAGCGATGACCGCGCGAGACATCCGCTACGCCGAGCCGCCCGCCAGCTGGCAGGAAGGACAGAAGGTTCGCACGCCGGCCGAGGTGCTCGAAGGTCGCTTGGGCACATGTCTCGACACGACTCTGACCCTCGCCGCGGCTCTCGAACAGGCTGGTGTTCACGCGACCCTGTGGCTCATTCCGGGTCATATCTTCCTCGGGTACTGGCGCGAAGAATTCCTCGAGCTCGAAACTCCCGTAGAGACAGCGCCAGAAAGCGTCGTCAACGCCGTCGCCCTCGGCCACATGGGGGTTATCGAGACGACGCTTCTCACCGGCGGCGCGTCTGCTCCTCCATTCGAGGTCGCGGCATCGACGCCTCGCCAGACGCATCTGCAGAACGTGGAGCGAATCGCCGCAGTTGTGGACGTCGCGCTCGCGCGTCAGCGAGTGCTGCCGCTCCCGTCCCGACGCTTCGATCCCGACGGTGAGATCACTGTCACGACCTACCAGCCCGCGGGGGCGAAGCTACCGGAGGCTTACGTCTCGACGGGCGGTGGCCGCCGTAGAGACGGTGAGGCCATCCCGCTTCGCGTCGCCCAATGGAAGAACGCGCTGCTCGACCTGAGCCTCCGCAACCGACTCATCAACTACACCGAGCGCGCGGGCTACTCACTCGCCGTCCCGTCTGTTTCGCTGTCGCGTCTCGAGGACATGGTCAACGGCGGAGCCGCTATCACCTTGCTCCCAAGTGACCAGATAGCCGCCATCGATAAAGCGCGAGGTGTGCGCTCTGCGCGTGACCTTCCCGAGCTGACTCGCGATCAGACGCTCAACGACAAGAAGTCCGTCTACATCGAAACGACGGATGCGTCGTACACCAGCAAGCTCCGTTACCTCGCCAACAAGGCGAAGACGATCGCTGAAGAAACTGGTGCGAACAACCTCTACCTGGCGTTCGGGATGCTGAAATGGCGTTCAGGAGACCGCGACTTGCGCTCTCCCCTCGTCCTCGTTCCGGTCACGCTGCAAACTCCGAGCCGCGGCGCCAGCTACCGCATTCAAGTCGACGAGTCCGGCACTTCAACGCCGAACTACTGCCTGCTCGAGAAGCTTCGCACTCAGCTAGGGCTCGCGATCCCAGGCCTTGAGAATCCGGCGGAGGATGACTCGGGAATCGACTTGGAAGCGGCGTTCGCAGCCACCCGTGCCGCAATCCGAGAAGCAGGGCTTCCGTTCCTCGTGGAAGAGACGGTCGACCTCGCGATTCTGCAGTTCTCGAAGTTCCGGTTGTGGAAGGACCTCGACGAAAACTGGGCGCAGTTCGACACTAACTCGCTCGTTCATCATCTGATCGAGACGCCACTCAGCCCCTTTGTGGATCCCGTCCCCACACGAGCGGACGTCGATCTCGACGCGCTGGGGGCCGCGTGCCCCGTGCCAGCCGACTCGTCGCAACTCGACGCCGTCGCTGAAGCAGTCGCAGACCGAACGTTTGTGCTCGAAGGACCTCCGGGCACCGGCAAGTCGCAGACCATCACCAACCTTCTCGCTCGGGCCTTGGCTGAGGGCAAGCGGGTGTTGTTCGTCGCCGAGAAGCGCGCTGCGCTCGAAGTTGTCAAGAAGAGGCTCGACGCTGTCGGACTCGGGAAGCTGTCGCTCGATCTCCACGATAAGGGCGCGCGGCCCGCAGCGGTCCGAGCACAAATCAAGCAGGCCCTCGACCTGCGCATCGCGAGCGACGTCGCCGGTTACCAGGCGGCAGCGAAGGCGTCGGCTGCGGCTCGGGGCTCCCTCGCGCGCTATGCGGATCGCCTGCATGAGGAGAACCCGGTGGGCTTCTCCATGTACAGCGCACGCGGCGAAGAACTCGCCGGCGACGACACGATCGAGCCACTCGAACTGCCGGTAACGTTCGTGGCGACCGCGGCTCCCGAACAGCTCGAGCGGTTGCGCGACGCGCTCGCAGCGCTTCCGGAGACCGCTGATCTCGCCCGCCCCCGCCGCGACCACCCATGGGGCTTCCTCGATGAAGCCGCAGGCGGCCAGCTGGATGGGGTGGAGGTTCACCGACTCGCGGCCGCTTTCGATGAGGCGCTCGAAGCGACGATCAGGAGCGGCATCGAGATCGACGCGCTCGACCGTGCCGGCACTCCTGAGCGCCTCGACCGTTTCATTCGAGTGGCTTCCGCCCCGCGTCACGACCTGTCCACGCTCGACGCTCTCGGATCCGACGACTGGCTGAAGTACATCGACGGTCTGGCGAAGCAACTAGCCGAGGCAAACGCCGCCCTACCCCCGGTGCTCGCAACCGTGCGGCCGGCAGCCCTGCATCTCGACACATCAGCACTGCACGCCGAAGCACTGGCTGCCGACCAGGCCGGCTTCTTTGGGCGCAAGAAGCGGCGCCGGGCCGTGCTCGGCAAACTCGACGGACTGTTGACAGTCGACGCCAAGAGCATTCCCCTCAAGACGGTGAGCCATTTGACGGCTTCCTTGGCTGAGGCGCAGCAGCGGAGCCAGGAGCTCCGCAAGGCGATCGACGCAGTTCCGCTCGGGCTCGTGGCCGCTGACTGGGCCGCTTACGACGAAGGTGCCCTAGAGCGTGCTGCGGCGGCTGTGGGCTGGGTGGGCTGGCTCGCGCGGTCCCTACGGACAGATGACAGCGACCCCATGTCCTCCGACCTGCGACGGCACTATTCGTCCACCCCGTCCGGCGCGTCGGTAGAAGCGTTGAGTTCGCTTGCCGGATCGATGCGCGCATTCGACATCGGGGTCCGTTCTGTCAGGGGCGACCTCTACACCGAGTGGGCTCAACAGCGGTTCCTGCAACGGTGGCGCGTCACCGCCTCCGCCCGCTCGCTGCAGACCGGAAGTGTCTCGCTGGAGAGGTGGCTCGCGTTCCTTCGTTCCACGGAGGAGCTGCGCGCCGCAGGGCTCGATGCCGCGAGGAAGACCCTTCTTCAAGGTGACGCTCCGGCGGACACTGCGGTGCTTGCTTTCGACAGGGGGCTGGCCGTGGCTTCCATTAGTGAACGACGTGACGCCACGGCGCTCATCGACTTCGACGTCGAGGCGCACAACAAGGCGATCGGACGGTTCACCGCCACAGCCTCGCTCCTTCGGGCCGCCCTTCCCACGGTGATCCCTAACGGCGTGCTCAGTCAGAGAAGCTTCGACGCGTTGAACAGCGGGGGACAGATCGGTGGCCTCCGCCGCCAGCTTGACCGGCAGCGGGGCGGGCTGTCAGTGCGCAAGTTGATGGAGAACTACGGCGACGTGATCACTCAGATCGCGCCCTGTACTCTCATCAGCCCAGAGTCCGTCGCGCGATTCTTCCCTGCCCAAGCCGGCATGTTCGACATCGTCGTATTCGATGAAGCGTCGCAGATCCGCGTGGCGGACGCGGTCGGTGCGATGGGCAGAGGGCGTTCGGTCGTCGTCGTCGGAGACAGCAAGCAGATGCCGCCGACGTCCTTCGCCGAAGCGAGCATCGGTGGTGAAGACGACGCTGGGGAATCGGTGGCCGCGGTTAAGGATGAGGAGTCGATCCTCACTGAGTGTGTGCAAGCACAGGTGCCGAGCAAGTGGCTCTCCTGGCACTACCGGAGCCAAGACGAGTCACTGATCTCCTTCAGTAATCACCACTACTACGAGGACCGACTTTCGTCGTTCCCGGCCCCTCTGACCGGTACGGCGAGCGATGGATCGGATGGTCATGGGCTGTCTTTGATCCGTGTCAACGGCCATTTCGAGCGCAACGGCAAGGGGCGTGCGCTTCGCACGAACAGTGTTGAAGCCACCGCCATCGTGGAGGACATTCTGCGGCGGTTCGCGCTGTCGATCGATGAGACTCCGTCCGTCGGAGTGGTGACGTTCAACTCGCAGCAGCGGGACCTGATCGAGAACCTCCTGCGCGACAGCGACGACCCTCGTGTCAGTGCCGCGCTGGACGAGCCTGACGGATTGTTCGTTAAGAACCTCGAGAACGTCCAGGGCGACGAGCGAGACGCGATCCTCTTCTCGATCGCATTCAGCGCCAACGACAAGGGAGTGGTCCCGTTGAACTTCGGCCCGCTTACCCGCGCGGGCGGTGAACGGCGGCTGAATGTCGCCATCACCCGCGCCAGGCGACAGGTCGTTCTGTATTCGAGCTTCGACCCCTCCGAGCTCCGAGCCCACGAGACCGCCTCCATTGGGCTCAAACATCTGAAGGCGTATCTCGAGCTAGCGCAGCGAGGAGTGGAGGCAGAAGCGGCAGGGCTCGCGCGGCAGGGGTACGTCGACCGTCACCGGGACGAGATAGCCAACGAGCTGCGCATGCGCGGCTACGCGGTGAGAACGGACCTGGGACTTTCCGACTTTCGCGTCGACATCAGCATCGCGACAGCGCAATCGCCCGAGGTCCCGCTCGTTGCAGTCCTCCTCGATGGGCCGTCTTGGCGCCTGAGGAGAACAGTGGCCGACCGTGACGGCTTGCCGGTCGAAGTGCTCGGCAACCTCATGCGGTGGCCGTCGGTTCAGCGTGTGTGGCTCCCGGAGTGGCTGCAGGACAAGGAGGCGACGCTCGATCGGCTCGAGGACGCAGTCGCGTCTTCCACTGAGAGTTTCGACTCGCGGCCCTCCACAACAGTCGAGCCTGCGTCGATCGAGATCGATGAGCTCGGAATCGACGAACTCCTTGAGGAGGCTTGGGCGAGCGGCGAGGCGGGGTCGAGTGGGCAAGCGGCTGCAGGAAAGTCGACAGCTGAAGGTATGGCTCTTCGCACGGCTTCCGCCGCATCCGTGGTGTCCGCGGGCCGCAGGCATCCTCTGATCGAAGACTTCGACGAGTGGAGGCCGCCGCGTCTCGGCACAGTCGCGACGCTCGACGACCTGCCGAGATCGGATGCCCGCCGGCGTGTGAGCGCAGCGATTGCGGACGCCGTCGAGGCGGAGGGGCCCGTCAGTCGAGCCCGACTTGCAAAGCTGGTGGCGGGAGCCTTCGGGCTGGAGCGAGTCGCGCAGAGTCGCGTCCAAGCGATTCTTCGTTGCACGCCGGAACACTTGGCGACGCACGGCGACCGTGAGTTCTTGTGGCCGAGCGGCATTACGCCGAGCGAGTGGATGAGCGTGCGTGAGACTGCAGCTGGTTCGTCGCGGTCGATCGAGGCCATCCCGCTGGAAGAGATCGCTAACGCCTTCATGGTCGTCGCGGAGCAGTCGGCCGGGGGCGAGGAGTCCGAGCTCAAGCGTGCTGCGATGGCGCTGTTTGGCATTCGCCGCCTCACGACCCAAATCGACGAGCGGCTTTCACGGGGACTCGAGTTTGGGCTCAAGTCCGGCCGGGTGGAGCGCGCGGCGTCGGGACTAGTCGTCAGCGCGAGGCGTGGCTGA
- a CDS encoding exonuclease domain-containing protein: MLDGGFAIIDFETTGLFPGRHDRIIEVAVVHTDRLGNVTGVYETLVNPGRDLGRQDIHGITAAEIQRAPAFEQIAPRLVELLSGRVIVAHNARFDTGFLLAELDRIAYGLDIDLPSICTMRLAREFLPGAGRSLADCCAALDINLNGAHRASVDALATAQLLAAYIGMSEDLAYWDGLIDGAAELVWPPLAIIDSEWIARELAQSGSTSFLQRISTQLPDYSGPSEHSDYLALLDRCLLDRRLAVHEAEALVEVAESLGIGRETCQHLHRSYFDDLVRVAWADAHLTSDEVADIVTVGKLLEVGSEAILAAMLEPTPVDSGSSEARSSSFALEAGDLVVLTGEMSRPRELWLSELEARGFVPWSAVTKKVKLVVAADPDSLSGKARKARDYGITIVDEAGLESLLRRAVPA; this comes from the coding sequence GTGCTAGATGGCGGTTTCGCGATCATCGACTTCGAGACGACCGGGTTGTTCCCCGGGCGACATGATCGAATCATTGAGGTTGCCGTCGTCCATACCGACCGGCTAGGCAACGTAACGGGCGTCTACGAGACACTGGTCAATCCGGGACGCGACCTCGGACGGCAGGATATCCACGGCATCACGGCAGCCGAAATTCAGCGTGCGCCGGCGTTCGAGCAGATCGCCCCGCGTCTCGTCGAGCTCCTGTCGGGACGTGTGATCGTCGCTCACAACGCCCGCTTTGACACCGGGTTCCTACTCGCCGAACTGGACCGAATCGCATACGGACTCGACATTGACCTTCCGTCCATCTGCACCATGCGGCTTGCTCGCGAGTTCCTTCCGGGCGCTGGGCGTTCGCTCGCTGACTGCTGCGCGGCGCTCGACATCAATCTCAACGGTGCGCATCGTGCTTCGGTCGACGCGCTTGCTACGGCGCAGCTCCTCGCTGCCTACATCGGCATGTCTGAGGACTTGGCGTATTGGGACGGGCTGATCGACGGTGCTGCGGAGCTGGTGTGGCCGCCGCTCGCCATCATCGATTCCGAGTGGATCGCGCGCGAGTTGGCACAGTCGGGATCGACGAGCTTCTTGCAGCGCATCTCGACCCAGTTGCCCGATTATTCGGGACCGTCGGAGCACTCCGACTACCTCGCTCTGCTCGATCGCTGCCTTCTCGACCGGCGCTTGGCGGTGCACGAGGCCGAAGCGCTCGTCGAGGTAGCTGAGTCGCTTGGAATCGGGCGTGAAACGTGCCAGCACCTGCATCGCAGCTACTTCGACGACCTCGTTCGAGTCGCGTGGGCAGACGCCCATCTGACGTCTGACGAGGTCGCCGACATCGTCACCGTCGGAAAGCTCCTCGAAGTCGGTAGCGAAGCAATTCTTGCGGCGATGCTTGAACCGACTCCCGTTGACTCAGGATCGTCTGAAGCGCGCTCCTCGTCCTTTGCGCTAGAGGCAGGAGACCTAGTGGTTCTGACGGGGGAGATGTCCCGCCCGCGGGAGCTGTGGCTGTCCGAGCTCGAAGCCCGAGGTTTCGTCCCGTGGAGCGCCGTGACCAAGAAGGTCAAGCTGGTCGTCGCAGCCGACCCCGACTCCCTATCAGGAAAAGCCCGTAAGGCCCGCGACTACGGGATCACAATTGTTGATGAGGCCGGCCTCGAATCGCTTCTTCGGCGTGCTGTCCCGGCGTGA
- a CDS encoding PadR family transcriptional regulator, with the protein MNGSFRADQFGAAGSIPVDGIWQAFEQLRSKFEKSGGSRVGRGDVRAAVLALLAEQPMHGYQLIREIEERSGGNWKPSAGSVYPTLQLLADEGLISAEEFNGRKTYTLTPAGRIEVEKSGGTAPWSTSDGDKSSSLPKAGVELAQAAAQVGRTGTDEQTKQAVEVLNEARRKLYAILAQS; encoded by the coding sequence ATGAACGGATCATTTAGGGCCGATCAGTTCGGCGCGGCGGGGTCGATCCCTGTCGACGGCATCTGGCAGGCGTTCGAGCAGCTGCGTTCCAAGTTCGAGAAGAGCGGCGGCAGCCGTGTCGGCCGCGGTGACGTGCGCGCCGCAGTGCTCGCGCTGCTCGCCGAGCAGCCGATGCACGGCTACCAGCTCATCCGCGAGATCGAAGAGCGCAGCGGCGGCAACTGGAAGCCCAGCGCCGGCTCCGTCTACCCGACGCTGCAGCTGCTCGCCGACGAAGGGCTCATCAGCGCCGAGGAGTTCAACGGTCGCAAGACCTACACGCTCACCCCGGCGGGACGCATCGAGGTGGAGAAGTCCGGCGGCACCGCACCGTGGAGCACCAGCGACGGCGACAAGTCGTCCTCGTTGCCCAAGGCCGGCGTCGAGCTCGCGCAGGCGGCCGCGCAGGTCGGACGCACCGGGACGGACGAGCAGACCAAGCAGGCCGTCGAGGTGCTGAACGAGGCGCGGCGCAAGCTCTACGCGATCCTCGCCCAGAGCTGA